TTTTGCTAAACAGAGATAAATTAGCTCAATTAGAACATCATCATCAAAACAAATTGGTATTGCACGCAGAATTTCCGGAGTCAATTAACATCATTCCGGAAGAATCATACGTAAACTTCTTCAAGTAGTCTACTTGAGTTTTGGGTTAGGAAAACCGGGAATAGGAAACGTCTTATTCCCGGTTCCTTTTTTTTATTACTTATTGTTTTCGTGCGGCATTCAACATCCAAAGCAGCTTTTCATGCTGGCTGATATACTCACTCATCAAACTATTGGTTGCTTCATCGTCAAAGTCAGCAGATAGTTTTAATAAATTTCTTTCTGTGTTCAGTAAATGCGTGTATCCATCAATGAGTTGTTCCAGAATTTTTTCAGCATCCGTTGTGTTTTTGGCTTCTTTAATACCTGCATGTTCAAGGTAAAATCTCAGACTGTGAGCCGGCGTTCCGCCAAGAGATTGAATGCGTTCTGCTATTTCATCAATTTTTAAATTTACATCATTGTACCATTGCTCAAGCAAGGTGTGTAATTCAAAAAATCTTGCCCCTCGAATATTCCAATGAAACCCACGCAAATTTGAATACATAAGTTGAAGGTCAGACAAGTAATTATTCAATTGCTCGTTTACGTTGTTTTTATTTTTATCTTTTTTTGACATAATAAGATGTGTGTGGTTTTTGCCTCGTTTCAATGGCATGTTGCATGATCTGAGACAGAACAAAATTACCGTTACTAAAGTTATAAAACAAATCAATAGTTTTTATATTTGTATCAAGTTCAGTTATAATCTTATAATTTATGATCAGCTTAATACAATTAGAATATATCGTTGCACTAGATACGTACAAATCGTTTTCACTGGCAGCCGATAAATGTTTTGTGACTCAGCCAACTTTGAGTATGCAAATCAAAAAAATGGAAACTGATTTAGGCATTATCATTTTTGATCGCACCAAACAACCCATTGTGGTTACAGATATTGGCCGCATGATTGTTGAACAGGCCAGGCAAGTTATTTCTGAATCAAAAAAAATTGAAGAATTAATTCAGTGGAGTAAAAACAGTTTAACCGGTGATTTAAAAATTGGTGTGATACCATCAATTGCTCCGTATCTTTTGCCCATGTTTCTGGGCGACTTTGCTCGGAAATATCCTGGTATAAAAATTTCAGTGCGTGAAATGCTTACCAGTGAAATTTGTGACGAATTAAAATCAGAAACCATAGATGTTGGAATATTGGCTACCCCATTAGAAATTCCTGGTTTCAATGAGACTCCGCTATACTATGAAGAACTAAAAATGTATTGCAACAAGCAGCATGAGTTAGCAAAATTTTCAGAAATAAAATTGAGCCAAATTAAACCTGAAAATCTGTGGTTATTAAGTCAGGGACATTGCTTTAGAAATCAGGTGATCAATTTATGCAAGTTAAAAGATGATAAAATTACCCTGCCCTTTAGATACGAAAGCGCCACCATTGAAACACTGATAAAATTTGTTGACCGTGAAGGCGGAATCACCCTAATACCTGAGTTGGCTTGCAATGATTTGTCTGAGTCAAGAAAGAAAAATGCAAAAACAATCAAAGACATCAATCCGGTGCGTGAAGTAAGTTTGGTGACAAATCGTGTTTTTGTAAAACAGCGTATTCTCAAAGCATTAGAAGATGGAATTCTAGAAATTATTCCTGCCGAAATGAAAGACAGAAAACGAGGTGAAATTGTTGAGTGGAAATAAATGGTGTTTTAAATTGACTACAAGAATTTTAAAGAAAAAAAAAATAGCGGAGCATTCATCTCCGCTATTTTTTATAAAACCGTTTCAAGCCTTATTGTCCGGCTTTAATTTCTTCAATTTTCTTTTTGATCTCCAAGAATTTTTCTTGATTCCCTAGTTTGCCATAAACTTGTTTCAAAGCCTCTAATACAACCAAGTCAGTTGGATTTTCAACAGCAGCTTGCTCAAGGTAAGGCAATGCTTTGTTGAAATAAACTTTTGATTCTTCAACCATTGGATCATATTTTTGCTCGTATTCCGGAGTTCCAAAAGCAAGATTATTTGCCGCAGTATAAATATCTGCTCCTTTGTTAAAGTAGAGTGAACCAAGTGCAAATCCTGCATTTTTATCACCTAATTCTTTTGCTTTCAAATATGATTTTTCTGCATTTTCAAAGTCGCCCATATTTTCATAAATGGTGCCTGCCGTGTAAATCAATACAGCATTATTTGGATCCAAAGCTATGGCATCATTTAAAATTTGAACGGCTTCAGGCTTACGGTCATTATCAATGTAGAAATTGATCAGTTCAATCATGATATCTTTATTCTTTGGATTTTTTGCAACCTGATCTTTTAACATGGCCTCTACCTCTGCCGTTTTACCTAATTTTTGCATGGTTTGAGAGAGATAGTAAACGCTAGAACCAAC
This genomic stretch from Crocinitomicaceae bacterium harbors:
- a CDS encoding DNA starvation/stationary phase protection protein; translation: MSKKDKNKNNVNEQLNNYLSDLQLMYSNLRGFHWNIRGARFFELHTLLEQWYNDVNLKIDEIAERIQSLGGTPAHSLRFYLEHAGIKEAKNTTDAEKILEQLIDGYTHLLNTERNLLKLSADFDDEATNSLMSEYISQHEKLLWMLNAARKQ
- a CDS encoding LysR family transcriptional regulator, translated to MISLIQLEYIVALDTYKSFSLAADKCFVTQPTLSMQIKKMETDLGIIIFDRTKQPIVVTDIGRMIVEQARQVISESKKIEELIQWSKNSLTGDLKIGVIPSIAPYLLPMFLGDFARKYPGIKISVREMLTSEICDELKSETIDVGILATPLEIPGFNETPLYYEELKMYCNKQHELAKFSEIKLSQIKPENLWLLSQGHCFRNQVINLCKLKDDKITLPFRYESATIETLIKFVDREGGITLIPELACNDLSESRKKNAKTIKDINPVREVSLVTNRVFVKQRILKALEDGILEIIPAEMKDRKRGEIVEWK